The Coffea eugenioides isolate CCC68of chromosome 8, Ceug_1.0, whole genome shotgun sequence genome has a segment encoding these proteins:
- the LOC113780989 gene encoding uncharacterized protein LOC113780989: MVNMERHHCSYAVILLLSLIIILGLISFSLCFAAEFKRSKKEDLRFNGKLCYLAGSQGFDLGVAALVFLFIAQIIGNLLVCCKFRSRSHERGCKTKQPKIVIISLVLSWISFGVTVILLGAAASMSKSQPYGEGWLDGECYVVKDGIFLGSAILILITLGTTISSIIITIRRRQAEKEGRKVHAQAESA; this comes from the exons ATGGTTAATATGGAAAGACACCACTGCAGCTATGCAGTAATACTATTGCTTTCCCTTATCATCATCCTTGGCCtcatctctttttctttgtgtTTTGCTGCTGAATTCAAGAGATCAAAG AAAGAGGACCTTAGATTTAATGGGAAGCTTTGTTACTTAGCAGGAAGTCAAGGATTTGATTTGGGAGTTGCAGCCTTAGTGTTTCTGTTCATTGCTCAAATCATTGGAAACCTTCTTGTTTGCTGCAAGTTTCGGTCAAGAAGCCATGAAAGAGGCTGCAAGACAAAGCAACCAAAGATAGTCATCATTTCTTTAGTTCTTTCATG GATCAGCTTTGGAGTCACTGTTATATTATTAGGTGCAGCTGCCAGCATGAGCAAGAGTCAACCCTATGGAGAAGGATGGTTAGATGGGGAATGCTACGTTGTTAAGGATGGAATTTTTCTTGGCTCAgcaattttgattttgattacTTTAGGTACAACAATTTCTTCGATTATCATTACAATAAGAAGGAGACAAGCCGAAAAAGAAGGCAGAAAAGTGCATGCACAAGCCGAATCTGCCTAG